A genomic region of Gossypium hirsutum isolate 1008001.06 chromosome D01, Gossypium_hirsutum_v2.1, whole genome shotgun sequence contains the following coding sequences:
- the LOC107928137 gene encoding uncharacterized protein — protein sequence MEDGLGQSPTSTIRRRNSITTPVQIPTKLTLLTPKPLQTATSLSNGSATAPLPLDLELISLKASFASYTSLKDILPSPAVAVNSPTAAGSATNSGYEISIRNRLVKQAAWAYLQPMSASPDSSGTHFFRRFWLRLSSQNPFSSCLRFIHLKLLPGLTRLFDRIIRSIRIIFTR from the coding sequence ATGGAAGACGGTTTGGGGCAATCGCCGACATCAACCATCCGCCGCCGCAACTCCATCACAACCCCAGTACAAATCCCTACAAAGCTAACTCTACTCACACCAAAGCCGCTCCAAACCGCTACCAGCCTCTCAAACGGCAGCGCCACCGCCCCTTTGCCTCTTGACCTCGAGCTTATCTCTCTCAAAGCTTCCTTCGCTTCCTACACTTCACTCAAAGACATCCTCCCTTCCCCCGCTGTCGCCGTCAACTCTCCGACTGCCGCGGGATCCGCTACCAATTCCGGGTACGAAATCTCCATACGTAACCGGTTGGTAAAACAAGCGGCTTGGGCTTACCTTCAGCCCATGTCAGCCTCCCCTGACTCTTCCGGTACTCATTTCTTCCGTCGGTTTTGGCTCCGGTTATCTTCTCAAAACCCTTTCTCTTCTTGCCTCCGCTTCATTCACCTCAAACTCCTCCCCGGTCTGACCCGACTTTTTGATCGGATCATCCGATCCATTCGAATCATCTTCACCAGATAA
- the LOC107928168 gene encoding HVA22-like protein j — MLGDFLTRLLVLILGYAYPAFECFKTVEKNKVGIEELRFWCQYWILMAFLIVFERVGEVFISWLPMYGEMKIALLVYLWYPKTKGTGYVYDTLFRPFMARHETEVDRKIQEVKARIWDFISKYCQNFAEMGQGKFFEMLQYIANQSNKFKQQAQRPDNPVPAAANGHRSQSGGSETRTSTTINRSALDSPRLRPRPVQT, encoded by the exons ATGTTGGGTGATTTCCTTACCAGATTACTTGT GTTGATTCTTGGATATGCATATCCGGCGTTTGAATGCTTTAAAACAGTGGAAAAGAACAAAGTCGGGATCGAAGAACTCAGATTTTGGTGTCAATATTG GATCCTCATGGCTTTTCTGATAGTTTTCGAACGAGTAGGGGAAGTATTCATTTCATG GTTACCAATGTATGGTGAGATGAAGATTGCACTTTTAGTTTACCTATGGTATCCTaaaactaag GGAACTGGATATGTATATGATACCTTATTTCGACCATTCATGGCGAGACATGAAACAGAAGTGGATAGAAAGATACAAGAGGTAAAAGCTAGGATTTGGGATTTTATTTCCAAGTACTGTCAAAATTTTGCAGAAATGGGACAGGGAAAATTCTTTGAAATGCTTCAATATATCGCAAATCAATCTAACAAGTTTAAACAACAAGCACAG AGACCTGATAATCCAGTTCCGGCGGCGGCAAACGGTCACCGTAGTCAATCTGGGGGAAGTGAGACTCGAACTTCAACAACGATCAATCGTTCCGCTCTGGATTCACCTCGTTTAAGACCTCGTCCGGTCCAAACTTGA